The Chroogloeocystis siderophila 5.2 s.c.1 genome includes a region encoding these proteins:
- a CDS encoding glycosyltransferase family 2 protein, with translation MSNTPRLSIGLPVYNGDRLLAKALDSILAQTYSDFELIISDNASTDRTQAICEGYAAKDSRIKYTRNERNIGGHNNFNRVFELATGEYFKWAAHDDICAPDFLEKCIQVLEANPSVVLCYPRTKLIDENEKFLPNNCDENPLLTHSPKSYVRFRNLIIDSFAKPHRCLQLFGVMRRDILAKTPLLGNYPGADKVLLVKMALLGQYYEIPEYLFFNRHHAQRASKALANPYLRATWLDPTLKEGKLVFPQGRVLLGYINSINTTPIGLDQKIYCYLHLGIWLFKYKNALIKELIKAAIWPIYFSIQRRKIVTSN, from the coding sequence ATGAGCAACACTCCACGTCTTAGTATTGGATTACCTGTTTACAATGGCGATCGCTTGCTAGCAAAAGCCTTAGACTCAATTTTGGCACAAACTTATTCAGATTTTGAACTCATCATTTCAGACAACGCATCAACGGATAGAACACAAGCAATTTGTGAAGGTTATGCAGCTAAAGATTCGCGAATAAAATATACTCGAAATGAGCGAAATATTGGAGGACACAACAACTTTAACCGTGTATTTGAATTAGCAACGGGTGAATATTTTAAGTGGGCGGCGCACGATGACATATGTGCTCCTGATTTTCTTGAAAAATGTATTCAGGTATTAGAGGCAAATCCATCAGTTGTTTTATGCTATCCCAGAACTAAACTCATTGACGAAAATGAGAAGTTTCTACCGAACAATTGTGATGAAAACCCTTTGCTGACGCACTCACCAAAATCATATGTACGATTTCGCAATCTTATTATTGATTCCTTTGCTAAACCTCATCGTTGCTTGCAGCTATTTGGAGTAATGCGACGAGATATCTTGGCAAAAACTCCTTTGTTAGGTAACTACCCTGGAGCAGATAAAGTTTTACTCGTTAAAATGGCGCTTCTAGGTCAATATTACGAAATTCCTGAGTATTTGTTTTTTAACCGCCACCATGCGCAACGTGCGAGTAAAGCACTTGCAAATCCTTATTTGCGAGCAACTTGGCTTGATCCCACGCTCAAGGAAGGTAAACTAGTCTTTCCTCAAGGGAGAGTGTTATTGGGATATATCAATTCTATCAATACAACTCCTATCGGTTTAGACCAGAAAATATATTGCTATTTGCATTTAGGAATTTGGTTATTTAAGTACAAGAATGCATTAATCAAAGAATTGATTAAAGCAGCAATATGGCCTATTTACTTCTCGATACAACGTAGAAAAATCGTTACATCAAATTAA
- a CDS encoding SGNH/GDSL hydrolase family protein: MNKEIFHNLIQHTIFRKLIFFVYYSHVIKVTIVTLALKRKLKNKALSSLLYQIKVDASSHFDTTLYSDAYINNWAIAELKEKCTFVPEYKSPLRIMPLGDSITYGIKGISDIDSGGYRTELWQKFVADDLPVKFVGSRCDGPNELSDKMHEGHPGWTMKQVSASASQWFDAAQPDLILLMIGTNDTRKSSLKTMIEDLNTLIDIITQHCPKAQLLVASIPPIHPAAKPAIRSLRAIYFNAAIPSVVSSKIAQGKKVHFVDMRSLSVQDLTASLSLDLDRGLHPNAQGYRKIANFWHDAVFRVISNNKHLTLTSSRPS, from the coding sequence ATGAATAAAGAAATCTTTCATAATCTAATACAACACACTATTTTTAGAAAGCTCATCTTCTTTGTGTACTACAGTCATGTTATTAAAGTTACTATTGTTACTTTGGCTCTAAAGAGAAAGCTAAAGAACAAGGCTCTTAGTTCTTTATTGTATCAAATAAAAGTTGATGCTTCCTCTCACTTTGATACTACACTTTACAGCGATGCCTATATTAATAACTGGGCGATCGCAGAGCTAAAAGAAAAATGTACGTTTGTTCCCGAATATAAATCACCCTTGAGAATTATGCCTCTTGGCGATTCTATCACTTATGGAATCAAAGGAATCTCTGATATAGATAGTGGTGGATACCGGACTGAATTATGGCAGAAATTTGTTGCGGATGATTTACCGGTTAAGTTCGTTGGTTCAAGATGCGATGGTCCTAATGAGCTTAGTGATAAAATGCATGAAGGTCATCCTGGGTGGACAATGAAGCAAGTTTCTGCTTCAGCTAGTCAGTGGTTTGATGCAGCGCAACCAGATTTAATTTTATTAATGATTGGCACTAATGATACACGCAAAAGTTCACTCAAGACAATGATTGAAGACCTTAACACTTTAATTGATATAATTACGCAACATTGTCCTAAGGCTCAATTACTCGTTGCTTCAATTCCACCAATTCACCCCGCAGCAAAACCAGCGATTCGTAGTTTACGCGCAATATATTTCAACGCTGCAATTCCTAGTGTTGTCTCCTCTAAAATTGCTCAAGGCAAAAAAGTTCATTTTGTAGATATGAGAAGCTTGAGCGTTCAAGACTTAACAGCATCACTATCACTTGATTTAGATAGAGGTTTGCATCCCAATGCTCAAGGCTACCGTAAAATTGCTAACTTTTGGCACGATGCTGTTTTTAGAGTTATTAGTAATAACAAGCATCTAACGCTTACTAGCTCACGTCCATCTTAA
- a CDS encoding GAF domain-containing protein, translating into MNSKQDITNNTSRLPDSLELALAELEKTAMLIQAEVEEAAQLLPPQASQQAISASSLMQNLLYQLLDCVRQVFSVDTAVVLLCSEDRQYLTVNAACGLEEEVIAKIQIPMGHGFAGSVAAQRESVIVNDLSQVEVISPILRNKGLQSIVGTPIIVNNQVIGVFHVGTFHSRQFYRDEVHLLKIIAARIGVVIAHLFAFYSIESQTSAVECRRQKLNYQLTIFHVSYEMVKKFFLYLTLSHLEYLIA; encoded by the coding sequence ATGAACTCAAAACAAGACATTACCAACAATACTAGCCGCCTCCCTGATTCGCTAGAATTAGCTTTAGCTGAGCTAGAGAAAACTGCAATGCTCATCCAAGCTGAAGTGGAAGAAGCGGCTCAGTTACTTCCACCGCAGGCTAGTCAGCAAGCTATATCTGCTTCTTCTTTGATGCAAAATTTGCTCTACCAGTTACTTGATTGCGTTCGCCAAGTTTTTAGTGTAGATACTGCTGTAGTTTTGCTCTGTTCTGAGGATAGACAGTATTTAACTGTCAATGCTGCTTGTGGTTTGGAAGAAGAAGTTATTGCAAAAATTCAAATTCCTATGGGTCACGGCTTTGCTGGTAGCGTTGCTGCTCAGCGCGAATCAGTCATTGTCAATGACCTATCTCAAGTAGAAGTTATTAGCCCAATTCTCCGCAACAAAGGCTTGCAGTCAATTGTAGGGACACCAATAATAGTTAATAATCAAGTGATTGGAGTCTTTCATGTTGGTACGTTTCACTCACGTCAGTTTTATCGAGATGAAGTACATCTGTTAAAAATTATTGCTGCGCGTATAGGAGTAGTAATTGCTCACTTGTTTGCGTTTTATTCCATAGAATCACAAACCTCAGCAGTAGAATGCAGACGGCAAAAACTTAATTATCAACTTACAATTTTTCACGTTAGCTACGAAATGGTTAAAAAGTTTTTTTTGTATTTGACACTATCTCATTTAGAATATCTAATTGCCTAA
- a CDS encoding alpha/beta fold hydrolase, with the protein MSVSPTELNSKLEPTNSEAEVYIAPRNSIELQLAKLWEQVLEIQPISVIDNYFDLGGDSLRALRLFDQIEQRFGKKLSLATLIQAPTLEQLAGVIAEETESVAFTSLVPIQPSGSKPPLFCMHGNGAHVLAFQELAQYLGADQPFYGLQARGVDGVTTPLNRIEDMAAAYIEEIRAVQPEGPYYLAGFSSGGVVAFEMARQLHAKGEKVAFVGLLDTFVPGCFKKVTVLEWFSRQWRNFFRFGLKHPVKMAYYSLQRKFYFVYWNTYLRLAGSLPYDLHRKYVGYSIRKAMRTYSFQPYAGKLTLFRATEVPGKGWYYYPSGMPTPDDWYTRDPEYGWGELAGGGLKAYDLPGNHSTILKEPNVSLLSETLQACLEKARSEANVEAELS; encoded by the coding sequence ATGAGTGTCTCTCCCACCGAACTAAACTCAAAGCTAGAGCCAACCAACTCAGAAGCAGAAGTTTATATCGCGCCTCGGAATTCGATCGAACTTCAACTTGCTAAGCTCTGGGAGCAAGTCTTGGAAATTCAGCCGATTAGTGTTATAGACAATTATTTTGACCTAGGAGGAGACTCACTACGGGCGCTGCGCCTTTTCGATCAAATTGAGCAAAGATTTGGCAAAAAGCTGTCTTTAGCAACCTTAATTCAAGCACCAACACTCGAACAACTAGCAGGAGTAATCGCTGAGGAAACTGAATCAGTAGCTTTTACCTCGCTAGTTCCAATTCAACCGAGTGGCTCTAAACCACCTCTATTCTGTATGCATGGCAATGGTGCTCATGTTCTTGCTTTTCAGGAGTTAGCTCAATACCTAGGTGCCGATCAACCATTCTATGGATTGCAAGCACGTGGAGTCGATGGAGTTACAACTCCTTTAAACCGAATTGAGGATATGGCAGCAGCTTATATTGAAGAAATTCGGGCAGTTCAACCCGAAGGACCTTATTACTTGGCAGGTTTCTCTTCTGGAGGTGTGGTAGCGTTTGAGATGGCACGGCAGTTACACGCGAAAGGTGAGAAAGTTGCGTTTGTAGGCTTACTTGATACTTTTGTTCCAGGCTGCTTCAAGAAAGTGACTGTACTAGAGTGGTTCTCGCGACAGTGGCGTAACTTTTTCCGTTTCGGGCTGAAACACCCAGTAAAAATGGCTTACTACAGTCTTCAAAGGAAGTTCTACTTCGTTTACTGGAATACCTACTTACGTTTAGCAGGTTCCCTACCATACGACTTACATAGAAAATATGTCGGTTATAGTATTAGAAAAGCAATGCGAACTTATTCATTTCAACCTTATGCAGGTAAGTTAACGCTGTTCCGTGCAACAGAAGTTCCCGGAAAAGGATGGTATTACTATCCCTCTGGAATGCCTACTCCGGATGATTGGTACACAAGAGACCCCGAATACGGCTGGGGTGAGCTTGCAGGTGGTGGATTAAAAGCTTACGATCTACCTGGCAATCACTCAACCATTCTTAAAGAACCAAATGTTTCGCTTCTCAGCGAAACCTTGCAAGCTTGCTTGGAGAAAGCGCGATCTGAAGCTAACGTTGAGGCAGAATTAAGTTAA
- a CDS encoding class I adenylate-forming enzyme family protein, giving the protein MMNIAQHVERGHHLFPDKIALIFEGRSYPYKDLDLLANRVANGLRDRNIHRGDRIALFLPNIPEFVIAYLGIVKIGAVAVSLNAMLKSTEVSFILNDSGAKAIVTTAELVENVPAADLPELKHILIAEGESDKGISLAEMMASASPDAKAIEMDRHAPVAIVYTSGTTGFPKGATLSHGNVISNSYSQNRCCGMSAEDRILLYLPLFHCFGQNAVLNAGLNACATIVLHRHFDLEKILNSVATEKITMFFSVPTVYILLLNMGTLKYDMSSIRYYFSAAAPLPVEVAQRWFEKYGLEIHQGYGLTETSPCASYNNDFKYKVGSIGTPIENVEMKIVHADGKDALPGEPGEIAIRGPNVMLGYWNRPFETAEVIKNGWFYTGDIGQIDEDGYFYIVDRSKDMINVAGFKVYPTEVENVIYQHPAVAEVAVYGVPNLETTEIVKANIVLKPEQTVTEKQMIAFCSERMAAYKVPKAIKFVDSIPKNPTGKVLKRVLRDEAAKEVMVKPRSIPTKTTVASAAPVAAATDNLNKGVLKALGNLFKHRN; this is encoded by the coding sequence ATGATGAATATTGCCCAACACGTAGAACGCGGTCATCATTTATTTCCTGATAAGATTGCGCTTATTTTTGAAGGCAGATCTTATCCGTACAAAGACCTCGACTTACTGGCGAACCGCGTCGCCAATGGGTTACGCGATCGCAACATTCATCGCGGCGATCGCATTGCTTTATTTTTGCCGAATATTCCCGAATTCGTTATTGCCTACTTAGGCATCGTCAAGATCGGTGCAGTTGCGGTATCACTCAATGCCATGCTTAAAAGCACCGAAGTTAGCTTTATTCTCAACGATTCTGGTGCGAAGGCGATTGTCACCACCGCTGAACTTGTGGAAAATGTACCCGCAGCCGATTTGCCAGAGCTAAAACACATCTTGATCGCCGAGGGCGAAAGTGACAAGGGAATCAGCTTAGCCGAAATGATGGCAAGTGCTTCACCTGATGCCAAAGCGATTGAAATGGATCGCCACGCACCGGTTGCGATCGTCTATACTTCAGGAACGACTGGCTTTCCTAAAGGCGCGACGCTATCTCACGGGAACGTTATTTCCAACAGCTACTCGCAAAACCGTTGTTGCGGGATGAGTGCCGAAGATCGCATATTACTATACCTACCTCTATTCCACTGCTTCGGGCAAAACGCCGTTCTCAACGCTGGGCTAAACGCTTGCGCGACAATTGTTCTTCATCGTCATTTCGACTTAGAGAAAATTCTCAACTCGGTTGCTACTGAAAAAATCACAATGTTCTTTAGCGTACCGACAGTCTATATCCTACTCCTCAATATGGGGACGTTAAAGTATGACATGAGTTCGATTCGCTACTATTTCTCAGCTGCTGCTCCACTTCCTGTAGAAGTTGCCCAAAGGTGGTTTGAGAAGTATGGACTAGAAATTCATCAAGGCTACGGATTAACTGAAACCTCACCGTGTGCTAGTTACAACAATGACTTTAAATACAAAGTCGGGTCAATTGGCACACCGATTGAAAACGTCGAGATGAAAATCGTTCACGCGGATGGGAAAGATGCGCTACCAGGAGAACCAGGCGAAATTGCAATTCGAGGTCCCAATGTCATGCTGGGCTACTGGAACCGTCCGTTTGAAACCGCAGAAGTGATCAAAAACGGTTGGTTCTACACCGGTGATATCGGTCAAATAGACGAGGATGGATATTTCTACATCGTGGATCGTTCTAAAGACATGATTAATGTTGCAGGATTCAAGGTTTACCCAACTGAAGTAGAAAACGTCATCTATCAACATCCAGCAGTTGCCGAAGTGGCGGTTTACGGCGTTCCCAACTTAGAAACAACCGAAATCGTCAAAGCCAATATCGTCCTCAAACCAGAGCAAACTGTTACGGAAAAACAAATGATTGCTTTCTGTTCAGAGCGCATGGCAGCTTACAAAGTTCCTAAAGCAATTAAGTTTGTTGATTCTATCCCCAAAAATCCTACAGGAAAAGTTTTGAAACGCGTTCTGCGCGACGAGGCTGCTAAGGAAGTCATGGTGAAACCAAGAAGCATTCCTACGAAGACTACTGTTGCATCGGCAGCACCAGTAGCAGCAGCTACAGATAATCTAAATAAAGGTGTACTCAAAGCTTTAGGTAACTTGTTTAAGCACCGAAATTAG
- a CDS encoding HAL/PAL/TAL family ammonia-lyase — protein MNTVLQTQASTNLNADTILLGDRNLTIDEVVSVARHRAKVQISTADNVEQRIQASCDYIAEAVATGRPIYGVTSGFGGMANVVISREYADLLQHNLVWYHKVGAGHKLPLTDVRAAMLLRVNSHLHGASGIRREIVQRMETFLNARVTPHVPEYGSIGASGDLTPLSYITGALIGLDERYKVDFDGEEIDAITALERLGLPQLQLQAKEGLAMMNGTSVMTGIAANCVYDTRLLMALTMGAHALILQGLNGTNQSFHPFIHELKPHPGQKWAASTMLDLLAGSRLIREELDGTHEYRGQAPIQDRYSLRCLAQYMGPIVDGVAQVAQQIEVEMNSATDNPLIDVENQASYHGGNFLGQYIGMGMDHLRYYIGMMAKHLDVQIAYLVAPEFNNGLPASLVGNKERIVNMGLKGLQITGNSIMPLLSFYGNSIADRYPTHAEQYNQNINSQGFAAANLTRNAVEIFQQYMAIALMFGVQAVDLRTYAYAGHYDASECLSPTTRRLYQAVREVVGQPPSAARPYIWDDREQPLDEHIAKIAVDIATEGVIVAAVKDLLTTLK, from the coding sequence ATGAATACAGTCCTACAAACACAAGCGTCTACAAACTTAAACGCAGATACAATTTTATTAGGCGATCGCAACCTCACCATCGACGAAGTCGTGAGTGTGGCGCGTCATCGAGCTAAGGTACAAATTAGTACAGCAGACAATGTTGAGCAGCGCATTCAAGCATCGTGTGACTATATCGCTGAAGCCGTCGCTACAGGTAGACCAATCTACGGTGTCACAAGTGGTTTCGGTGGAATGGCAAATGTTGTCATTTCGCGCGAGTATGCAGACCTTTTGCAACATAACCTCGTGTGGTATCACAAAGTCGGTGCAGGACATAAGTTACCGCTGACCGATGTCCGCGCTGCGATGCTGTTGCGTGTAAATTCACACTTGCATGGTGCTTCGGGAATCCGCCGCGAGATCGTCCAGCGAATGGAAACGTTTTTGAATGCTAGGGTGACACCGCACGTTCCGGAATACGGTTCGATTGGTGCCAGTGGCGATTTGACACCGCTATCGTACATTACAGGCGCTTTGATTGGTTTAGATGAGCGCTATAAGGTTGACTTTGATGGCGAAGAAATCGATGCGATTACTGCGCTAGAGCGATTGGGATTACCGCAGTTGCAACTTCAAGCCAAAGAAGGGTTAGCCATGATGAATGGCACCTCAGTAATGACCGGAATTGCGGCGAACTGCGTCTACGATACGCGGCTACTGATGGCGCTGACTATGGGGGCGCACGCGCTGATTTTACAAGGGTTAAACGGTACAAATCAATCGTTCCATCCCTTTATTCACGAACTGAAACCGCATCCAGGGCAAAAATGGGCAGCCTCTACAATGCTTGATTTGCTAGCTGGTTCGCGCTTGATCCGTGAAGAGTTAGATGGTACGCACGAGTATCGCGGTCAAGCCCCTATCCAAGATCGTTACTCGCTACGCTGCTTGGCACAATACATGGGACCAATTGTCGATGGCGTAGCGCAAGTTGCGCAGCAAATTGAGGTCGAAATGAACTCCGCGACAGATAACCCACTGATTGATGTTGAAAACCAAGCAAGCTATCACGGCGGTAATTTTTTGGGTCAGTACATCGGGATGGGGATGGATCACCTGCGATACTATATCGGGATGATGGCGAAACACCTTGATGTGCAAATTGCCTATCTCGTCGCGCCAGAATTTAACAACGGATTACCTGCTTCTTTAGTCGGTAACAAAGAACGCATTGTCAATATGGGACTAAAGGGATTGCAAATTACTGGTAACTCGATTATGCCGTTGTTGAGCTTCTACGGCAATTCGATCGCAGATCGCTATCCCACCCACGCCGAACAATACAACCAAAATATCAATAGCCAAGGATTTGCCGCTGCGAATTTAACGCGCAATGCGGTTGAGATCTTCCAGCAGTATATGGCGATCGCGCTCATGTTTGGCGTCCAAGCGGTTGATTTAAGAACATATGCTTATGCAGGACATTACGACGCGAGTGAGTGTCTATCACCCACAACACGACGTCTGTATCAAGCTGTACGTGAAGTCGTTGGACAGCCACCATCAGCCGCTCGCCCTTACATCTGGGACGATCGCGAACAACCTCTAGACGAACACATCGCCAAAATTGCCGTTGATATCGCGACGGAAGGTGTCATTGTCGCCGCAGTAAAAGATCTCTTAACTACCTTGAAATAA
- the aroF gene encoding 3-deoxy-7-phosphoheptulonate synthase, translated as MIVVLKAGTPKEEIERICQEIHKQNVIAEKSIGQHKVVLGLLGDTAALNVEHIQQISPFIEQVVRVDKPYKRASQEFRHGPSTVVVSTPNGNVAFGQEHPIVVVAGPCSVENEQMIIETAQQVKAAGAQFLRGGAYKPRTSPYAFQGHGESALGLLAQAREASGLGIITEVMDTADIEKVAAVADVLQVGARNMQNFSLLKKVGTTGKPILLKRGISATVEEWLMAAEYILAAGNPNVILCERGIRSFDRQYARNTLDLAVVPVLRSLTHLPIMVDPSHGTGKAEYVPPMCLAAIAAGADSLMVEVHPNPAKALSDGPQSLTPARFEHLMHDIAVVGKTFSRWVQPPATADQQPLIPAFASV; from the coding sequence ATGATTGTAGTTTTGAAAGCTGGAACTCCCAAGGAAGAAATAGAACGAATTTGTCAAGAGATCCATAAGCAGAACGTGATTGCCGAAAAAAGTATTGGTCAACACAAAGTTGTGCTTGGTTTACTCGGAGATACAGCGGCTCTTAATGTAGAACACATTCAACAAATAAGTCCTTTTATCGAACAAGTTGTCCGAGTTGACAAACCTTACAAACGCGCAAGTCAAGAATTTCGTCATGGACCAAGCACCGTAGTTGTATCGACACCGAATGGCAATGTTGCATTTGGACAAGAACACCCGATCGTAGTTGTGGCAGGACCTTGTTCAGTCGAAAACGAGCAAATGATTATTGAAACCGCGCAACAAGTCAAAGCTGCTGGCGCGCAATTTCTGCGTGGAGGTGCTTACAAGCCACGCACATCACCTTATGCGTTTCAAGGACACGGTGAAAGTGCATTGGGGTTACTTGCACAAGCGCGGGAAGCTTCGGGATTAGGAATCATTACCGAAGTCATGGATACTGCTGATATTGAAAAGGTTGCCGCAGTTGCTGATGTGTTGCAAGTTGGCGCACGGAATATGCAAAACTTCTCGTTACTCAAAAAAGTTGGTACTACAGGTAAACCAATTTTATTAAAACGGGGTATCTCAGCGACAGTAGAAGAGTGGCTGATGGCAGCAGAGTACATTTTAGCAGCAGGAAACCCAAATGTGATTCTGTGCGAGCGCGGAATTCGCAGTTTTGATCGCCAGTATGCACGTAACACACTTGATTTAGCTGTCGTACCTGTGTTGCGATCGCTTACACACCTGCCAATTATGGTAGACCCCAGCCATGGTACTGGCAAAGCCGAATATGTACCACCGATGTGTTTAGCAGCGATCGCGGCGGGAGCCGATTCGCTCATGGTTGAAGTTCATCCCAATCCAGCTAAGGCGCTATCCGATGGTCCGCAGTCGCTCACACCAGCAAGATTTGAGCATTTGATGCATGATATCGCAGTTGTCGGTAAAACCTTTAGTCGTTGGGTGCAACCACCCGCTACGGCTGACCAACAGCCCCTTATTCCTGCTTTCGCCAGTGTTTAA
- a CDS encoding alpha/beta hydrolase, translating into MIFLVFINFWRIKQQLIRRWLNIPRGIVHLRNVEFTRGQEYQLKMDILHPTKLPKQPMPVIVWIHGGAWREGNKEQGLKRLVAFARQGFFCATIEYRLSHEAIFPAQIEDCKCAIRFLRAHAQQFHLDPQRVGVWGVSAGGHLAALVGTTQDIPELEGHGGWEEYSSSVQAVCDWYGPTDFLKINDFPRKVDFTSEASPEAALIGGVIEANPEKAAKANPITYINPTNPPFFIIHGENDLLVPLNQSQLLFDALTKVGVEASLEIVKGAGHGDQKFDSPILLKKVENFFKNHLFTW; encoded by the coding sequence ATGATATTTCTCGTTTTTATAAACTTTTGGCGTATCAAACAGCAGCTAATTAGGCGTTGGTTAAATATACCTAGAGGTATTGTTCATCTGCGAAATGTTGAATTTACTCGCGGTCAAGAATATCAATTAAAAATGGATATTTTGCATCCTACCAAACTACCAAAGCAACCAATGCCTGTAATCGTTTGGATTCATGGTGGTGCTTGGCGCGAAGGGAATAAAGAACAAGGACTCAAGCGATTAGTTGCTTTTGCTCGTCAAGGCTTTTTTTGTGCCACTATCGAGTATCGTTTAAGCCACGAAGCGATCTTCCCAGCTCAAATTGAAGATTGTAAATGTGCTATCCGTTTCTTACGCGCTCACGCGCAACAGTTTCATCTCGATCCTCAACGCGTTGGTGTCTGGGGTGTTTCTGCGGGTGGACATCTCGCAGCGCTTGTGGGAACTACGCAAGATATTCCAGAGTTAGAAGGTCATGGCGGTTGGGAAGAGTACTCTAGCAGTGTCCAAGCTGTTTGTGATTGGTATGGTCCTACAGATTTTTTAAAAATTAATGACTTTCCTAGAAAAGTTGATTTTACTAGTGAGGCTTCACCTGAAGCTGCTCTAATTGGTGGAGTCATAGAAGCGAATCCAGAAAAAGCAGCAAAAGCTAATCCTATTACTTATATAAATCCAACAAATCCTCCCTTTTTCATCATTCATGGAGAAAATGATTTATTAGTACCACTTAATCAAAGCCAGTTGCTCTTTGATGCGCTAACAAAAGTTGGTGTAGAAGCTAGTTTAGAGATTGTTAAAGGTGCAGGACATGGCGATCAGAAATTTGACTCGCCAATTCTTTTAAAAAAAGTAGAAAACTTTTTTAAGAATCACCTCTTTACTTGGTAG